From Aliarcobacter butzleri, the proteins below share one genomic window:
- the fabG gene encoding 3-oxoacyl-ACP reductase FabG: MKFTGSNVLVTGASRGIGAEIAKTLASFGLKVWINYRSGAQAAEAIKEEIEKAGGKAAIIKADVTNEEEFVNAIKTIIDADGELAYLVNNAGITKDKLALRMSVQDFTDVINANLTSAFIGCKEALKVMGKKRFGSVVNISSIVGEMGNPGQTNYSASKGGLNAMTKSFAKEAASRGIRYNAVTPGFIQTDMTDELKEEVKAEYEKNIPLSRFGQPSEIADAVAFLLSDHSSYITGEILKVNGGLYV; the protein is encoded by the coding sequence ATGAAATTTACTGGTTCAAATGTATTAGTTACAGGTGCAAGCAGAGGAATTGGAGCTGAAATTGCAAAGACACTTGCAAGTTTCGGATTAAAAGTTTGGATAAATTATAGAAGTGGTGCACAAGCTGCTGAAGCAATAAAAGAAGAGATTGAAAAAGCTGGTGGAAAAGCTGCAATAATTAAAGCTGATGTTACAAATGAAGAAGAGTTTGTAAATGCTATTAAAACAATTATTGATGCTGATGGAGAATTAGCATATTTAGTAAATAATGCAGGAATTACAAAAGATAAATTAGCTTTAAGAATGAGTGTACAAGATTTTACTGATGTTATAAATGCAAATTTAACTTCAGCTTTTATTGGATGTAAAGAAGCTTTAAAAGTTATGGGTAAAAAAAGATTTGGTTCTGTTGTAAATATTTCTTCAATTGTTGGAGAAATGGGAAATCCTGGTCAAACAAATTATTCTGCGTCAAAAGGTGGATTAAATGCAATGACTAAATCTTTTGCAAAAGAAGCAGCTTCTAGAGGTATTAGATATAATGCAGTAACTCCTGGATTTATTCAAACTGATATGACAGATGAATTAAAAGAAGAAGTAAAAGCTGAATATGAAAAAAATATTCCACTTTCAAGATTTGGACAACCAAGTGAAATTGCTGATGCAGTAGCATTTTTATTAAGTGATCACTCTTCTTATATTACAGGGGAAATTTTAAAAGTAAATGGTGGATTATACGTTTAA
- the queC gene encoding 7-cyano-7-deazaguanine synthase QueC, with translation MNKISTKKAICILSGGMDSTLSSYIAKKDGFEIIAVHFNYGQRTQNRELKAFRDICNELDIKSKYEIDIPFFTQIGANALTDMSIDVPTGGLEAGVPITYVPFRNGIFLAITAAIAEKEGATAMYIGVVQEDSSGYPDCTEEFIQDMKKAINQGTKEDTKIEIITPLVHLSKAQIVQEAIKLNVPLELTWSCYKEEEEACGVCDSCRLRLNGFEQAGKKDPIKYKEFQ, from the coding sequence ATATTGCAAAAAAAGATGGTTTTGAAATAATTGCTGTACATTTTAATTATGGACAAAGAACTCAAAATAGAGAATTAAAAGCATTTAGAGATATTTGTAATGAACTAGATATAAAAAGTAAATATGAAATTGATATTCCATTTTTTACTCAAATTGGGGCAAATGCCTTAACAGATATGAGTATTGATGTTCCAACTGGTGGTTTAGAAGCTGGTGTTCCTATAACTTATGTTCCATTTAGAAATGGTATTTTTTTAGCAATTACTGCTGCAATTGCTGAAAAAGAAGGAGCAACTGCTATGTATATTGGTGTTGTACAAGAGGATAGTTCTGGTTATCCAGATTGTACAGAAGAATTTATTCAAGATATGAAAAAAGCAATAAATCAAGGAACTAAAGAAGATACAAAAATAGAGATAATTACGCCTTTAGTTCATCTGTCAAAAGCTCAAATTGTGCAAGAAGCTATAAAACTAAATGTTCCACTTGAACTTACTTGGTCTTGTTACAAAGAGGAAGAAGAAGCTTGTGGGGTTTGTGATTCTTGTAGATTAAGATTAAATGGATTTGAACAAGCTGGAAAAAAAGATCCAATAAAATATAAGGAATTTCAATGA
- a CDS encoding 6-carboxytetrahydropterin synthase produces MKWEISKEFDFCYGHRVWSQTLNIDFSLDACLKCRHLHGHQGKVIVYLESNELNNSMVTDFKHLNWFKAFLDDVLDHKFILDINDPLFSTLVPNIKKEDLIKFDEGYFSINLINFKNEELELYESYVVVDFVPTSENLSAWFLKIVQEKMNGLNIKVSKIEFLETPKSKSTFYA; encoded by the coding sequence ATGAAATGGGAAATTTCAAAAGAGTTTGACTTTTGTTATGGACATAGAGTTTGGTCTCAAACTTTAAATATTGATTTTTCTTTAGATGCTTGTTTGAAATGTAGACATCTTCATGGTCATCAAGGAAAAGTCATTGTATATTTAGAATCAAATGAATTAAATAATTCAATGGTTACAGATTTTAAACACTTAAATTGGTTTAAAGCTTTTTTAGATGATGTACTTGACCATAAATTTATTTTAGATATCAATGATCCATTATTTTCTACTTTGGTTCCAAATATAAAAAAAGAAGACTTAATAAAATTTGATGAAGGTTATTTCTCAATAAATTTAATAAATTTCAAAAACGAAGAATTAGAATTGTATGAAAGTTATGTAGTGGTTGATTTTGTACCTACAAGTGAAAATTTATCAGCATGGTTTTTAAAAATCGTACAAGAAAAAATGAATGGATTAAATATTAAAGTATCAAAAATTGAATTTTTAGAAACTCCAAAAAGTAAAAGTACCTTTTATGCTTGA
- a CDS encoding 7-carboxy-7-deazaguanine synthase QueE has protein sequence MLEINEIFGPTIQGEGKLVGTPSIFIRFGKCNFSCTGFGVVYETPSGIKKYACDSYYAVDKEFKDTWTKYQSYNDIVAEVDNLISTYNYNYKIDIVITGGEPLLYWNKKEFQKLLKHYIENGHKVTIETNASLNINFEFDYQKEILFSMSVKLSNSLEPLNKRINKNTLVKILENTKDSYMKFVIGKDFLNKAKTEIIEILKDIPKCEVYLMPLGDTADEINKNCEDVINMAIENGFKYCDRLHIRVWNNKRGV, from the coding sequence ATGCTTGAAATAAATGAGATATTTGGACCAACAATTCAAGGAGAAGGAAAACTTGTTGGAACACCTTCTATTTTTATAAGATTTGGAAAATGCAATTTTAGTTGTACTGGTTTTGGTGTCGTTTATGAAACTCCAAGTGGTATAAAAAAGTATGCTTGCGATTCTTATTATGCTGTAGATAAAGAGTTTAAGGATACTTGGACGAAATATCAAAGTTATAATGATATTGTGGCTGAAGTTGATAATTTAATTTCAACGTATAATTATAATTACAAAATTGATATTGTAATAACTGGAGGAGAACCTCTTTTATATTGGAATAAAAAAGAGTTTCAAAAATTATTAAAACACTACATAGAAAATGGGCATAAAGTTACTATTGAGACAAATGCTTCTTTAAATATAAATTTTGAATTTGATTACCAAAAAGAAATTTTATTTTCAATGAGTGTAAAGTTAAGTAATTCTTTGGAACCTTTAAATAAAAGAATAAATAAAAATACCTTAGTAAAAATTTTAGAAAATACAAAAGATTCTTATATGAAATTTGTAATTGGAAAAGATTTTTTGAATAAAGCAAAAACTGAAATTATTGAAATATTAAAAGATATTCCAAAATGTGAAGTTTATTTAATGCCATTAGGTGATACAGCTGATGAAATAAATAAAAATTGTGAAGATGTTATAAATATGGCAATAGAAAATGGTTTTAAATATTGTGATAGGTTACACATCAGAGTTTGGAATAATAAAAGAGGAGTTTAA
- the acpP gene encoding acyl carrier protein, giving the protein MALLDDVKAVVVEQLDCDPAEVKEDSKFIEDLGADSLDVVELVMALEEKFDIEIPDEDAEKILTVADAIKYIENNA; this is encoded by the coding sequence ATGGCATTATTAGATGATGTAAAAGCGGTAGTTGTAGAGCAATTAGATTGTGATCCAGCTGAAGTAAAAGAAGATTCAAAATTCATTGAAGATTTAGGTGCTGATTCACTAGATGTAGTTGAACTAGTAATGGCTTTAGAAGAAAAATTCGACATCGAAATCCCTGATGAAGATGCTGAAAAAATCTTAACTGTTGCAGATGCTATAAAATACATCGAAAATAACGCGTAA
- a CDS encoding beta-ketoacyl-ACP synthase II: MKRIVITGLGTINSTGHNVKESFEAVTNGVCGIDTITLFDASEFPVQIAGEVKNFDPETVMDKKEVKKADRFIQLGIKAALEAMIDSGYVTQEDKKVDSSIADRFGIISGSGIGGLSTIEKNSVTCENKGPRKISPFFIPSSLANMLSGFISIEHNLKGPSLGHVTACAASTHALNDAVKTIMLGGADRILVVGAESAVCGAGVGGFAAMKALSTRNDNPKKSSRPFDIDRDGFVMGEGAGALVVETLESALARNAKIYCEIIGFGESGDANHITSPVIDGPLRAMKAAFEMAKNITGEYPKIDYINVHGTSTPVGDKNETSAIKELFGGKEKCPPVSSTKGQIGHCLGAAGAIEAVFAIKALDEGIIPPTINVENQDPECDLDVVPNVARKLELTTVMSNNFGFGGTNGSVIFKKYTK, translated from the coding sequence ATGAAAAGAATTGTTATTACAGGTTTGGGTACTATAAATTCAACAGGACACAATGTAAAAGAATCTTTTGAAGCAGTTACAAATGGTGTTTGTGGTATTGATACAATAACATTATTTGATGCGAGTGAATTTCCTGTACAAATAGCAGGTGAAGTTAAAAATTTTGACCCTGAAACTGTAATGGATAAAAAAGAAGTAAAAAAAGCTGATAGGTTTATTCAATTAGGAATTAAAGCTGCATTAGAAGCGATGATTGATTCTGGTTACGTAACACAAGAAGATAAAAAAGTTGATTCTTCTATTGCAGATAGATTTGGAATTATCTCAGGTTCGGGAATTGGTGGATTATCTACAATAGAAAAAAATTCTGTAACTTGTGAAAATAAAGGACCTAGAAAAATTTCACCATTTTTTATTCCATCTTCTTTAGCAAATATGCTAAGTGGTTTTATCTCAATCGAGCATAATTTAAAAGGACCATCTTTAGGACATGTTACAGCTTGTGCTGCTTCAACTCATGCTTTAAATGATGCAGTTAAAACAATTATGTTAGGTGGTGCGGATAGAATTTTAGTTGTTGGAGCTGAATCTGCTGTTTGTGGAGCAGGTGTTGGTGGATTTGCTGCAATGAAAGCATTATCAACAAGAAATGATAATCCTAAAAAATCATCAAGACCATTTGATATCGATAGAGATGGTTTTGTTATGGGTGAAGGTGCTGGAGCATTAGTTGTAGAAACTTTAGAATCTGCGTTAGCTAGAAATGCAAAAATTTATTGTGAAATTATAGGTTTTGGAGAGTCAGGTGATGCAAATCATATAACTTCTCCTGTAATTGATGGACCATTAAGAGCAATGAAAGCTGCTTTTGAAATGGCTAAAAATATAACTGGAGAATATCCAAAAATTGATTATATCAATGTACATGGTACTTCAACACCAGTTGGTGATAAAAATGAAACATCAGCAATAAAAGAATTATTTGGTGGAAAAGAAAAATGTCCTCCAGTTTCTTCAACAAAAGGTCAAATTGGTCATTGTTTAGGAGCTGCTGGTGCAATTGAAGCAGTTTTTGCAATTAAAGCACTAGATGAAGGAATTATTCCTCCTACGATAAACGTTGAAAATCAAGATCCAGAATGCGATTTAGACGTAGTTCCAAATGTTGCAAGAAAATTAGAGTTAACTACTGTTATGAGTAATAACTTTGGTTTTGGTGGAACAAATGGTTCCGTAATTTTTAAAAAATATACAAAATAA